The following are encoded in a window of Candidatus Auribacterota bacterium genomic DNA:
- a CDS encoding RnfABCDGE type electron transport complex subunit A, producing MNLFELFSIFIGVVLVNNFIFCQFLGLCPYIGVTERTSSAMGMGMAVIFVMTLSSVITWAIYEWVLVPCGITYLYIIAFILVIAAFVQLVEMFLQKSVPALYRALGIYLPLITTNCAVLGVATLNKQQLFGTPGSLIKCIVQGFGGGVGFTLAMLIMAGIRERLDFADVPQSLRGIPIALITAGLTAIGFLGFAGLSF from the coding sequence ATGAACCTGTTTGAGCTGTTCTCTATTTTTATCGGCGTCGTGCTGGTGAATAATTTCATATTCTGCCAGTTCCTCGGCCTTTGCCCCTACATAGGGGTCACGGAGAGAACCTCATCCGCGATGGGGATGGGGATGGCGGTCATCTTCGTGATGACGCTGAGCTCGGTGATCACCTGGGCGATCTACGAATGGGTCCTCGTGCCGTGCGGGATCACCTATCTCTACATTATCGCCTTCATCCTGGTCATCGCGGCATTCGTGCAACTGGTCGAGATGTTCCTGCAGAAGTCGGTCCCTGCTCTCTACCGCGCGCTCGGGATATATCTTCCGCTCATCACCACGAACTGCGCCGTGCTCGGCGTGGCGACGCTGAACAAGCAGCAGTTGTTCGGAACGCCCGGCAGCCTGATCAAGTGCATCGTCCAGGGATTCGGGGGCGGCGTCGGTTTCACCCTCGCGATGCTGATCATGGCGGGAATACGGGAGCGACTGGATTTTGCGGATGTCCCGCAATCGCTCAGGGGTATTCCGATAGCGCTCATCACGGCGGGCCTGACGGCGATCGGCTTTCTTGGTTTTGCAGGTCTGTCGTTCTAA
- the rsxE gene encoding electron transport complex subunit RsxE → MARENAEKTSHWKEFTKGIVTLNPIFVIVLGLCPTLAVSVSISNALGMGAAATFVLLGSNIVIAALMRFLDRVFPPELIKQVQKIRIPIYIVIIASFVTIVDLVMHGFAPALYARLGIYVPLIVVNCIILGRAEAFAATSGVLAAVLDALGMGVGFTLALLLLSTVREIIGAGKFYGYLVFGAGYQPMLIMTLAPGALLTFGLFMGLFRHVKAKRGDHEPV, encoded by the coding sequence ATGGCCCGCGAGAATGCAGAGAAGACAAGCCACTGGAAGGAGTTCACGAAAGGGATTGTGACCCTCAATCCGATATTCGTGATCGTCCTCGGCCTCTGCCCGACGCTCGCGGTTTCAGTGAGCATATCGAACGCGCTCGGCATGGGGGCGGCGGCCACGTTTGTCCTCCTGGGCTCAAACATCGTCATCGCCGCGCTCATGCGGTTTCTCGACAGGGTGTTCCCCCCCGAGCTCATCAAGCAGGTTCAGAAAATACGCATCCCCATCTACATCGTGATCATCGCCTCATTCGTAACGATCGTTGACCTCGTCATGCACGGCTTCGCGCCGGCGCTGTACGCGCGCCTCGGCATCTATGTTCCGCTCATCGTGGTGAATTGCATCATCCTGGGACGAGCGGAGGCATTCGCGGCGACGAGCGGGGTGCTCGCCGCAGTTCTCGACGCGCTTGGCATGGGGGTGGGCTTCACCCTCGCCTTGCTCCTGCTCTCGACGGTGAGAGAGATTATCGGCGCGGGAAAATTTTATGGCTATCTCGTCTTTGGAGCCGGCTATCAGCCGATGCTGATTATGACCCTTGCCCCGGGCGCCTTGCTCACGTTTGGCCTCTTCATGGGGCTGTTCCGGCACGTGAAGGCGAAAAGAGGGGACCATGAACCTGTTTGA